A DNA window from Aureibaculum sp. 2308TA14-22 contains the following coding sequences:
- a CDS encoding DUF4091 domain-containing protein produces the protein MTVWFFTLMLLTACTQEKDFTIAKTFDEPIDPSPNTEEKWQTVPKGLQASMASTNIRFVKSVIPKIKQENTWTEDIWKGERVSAQFVLWSNDSLNNVQVEVSDFVSDSDDRILSENIQLNFVKYVITDEFAGGCGYRKPEDFASSLAADAFDSVNSYAVKGQETRPVWITVDVPSDAVATAYKSTITVNVKGQKSKKFELNLNVIDKVLPPPTDWKFHLDLWQNPYAVARFHKVDVWSQEHWNLLRPLMKRLANAGQKVITVSLNKRPWGGQTYDQFEAMVDWKKKTDGTWEYDFTIFDNWVQFMMDLGVKKQISCYSMVPWGNEFYYFDESKNKEIKVKAAPGTKEYEELWIPFLTEFKKHLAKKGWNNITRIAMDERGPEEMKAMLKLLNKYAPEFGVSFADNHKSYKLYPNELKDMSVAFGHPVDAEDLVLRRTNGYVSTHYVCCSDGFPNTFTFSPPAEGVFIGWYTIAADFDGFLRWAYNSWVENPLQDSRFRAWPAGDTYIVYPDNRSSIRFETLRDGIEDAEKIRILREELKAKNMLDELDYLNKVVAQFNIVESPKGGVAVMIANGKNVLNALAKK, from the coding sequence ATGACAGTATGGTTTTTCACGTTAATGTTATTAACGGCATGTACTCAAGAAAAGGATTTTACAATAGCCAAAACTTTTGATGAACCAATAGATCCATCTCCCAATACGGAAGAAAAATGGCAAACTGTTCCAAAAGGATTGCAGGCTTCAATGGCATCAACAAACATTCGTTTTGTAAAAAGTGTTATTCCTAAAATTAAACAAGAAAATACCTGGACTGAGGATATCTGGAAAGGAGAACGCGTATCTGCTCAATTTGTACTTTGGAGCAATGATTCTTTAAATAACGTTCAAGTAGAAGTTTCAGATTTTGTTTCGGATAGCGATGATAGAATACTTTCTGAGAATATTCAATTAAACTTTGTTAAATATGTAATTACCGATGAATTTGCCGGCGGTTGTGGGTATCGGAAACCAGAAGATTTTGCATCTTCACTAGCTGCTGATGCTTTTGATTCTGTAAATTCTTATGCTGTAAAAGGACAAGAGACCAGACCTGTTTGGATTACGGTAGATGTACCTTCAGACGCAGTAGCAACAGCATACAAAAGTACAATAACGGTAAATGTAAAAGGGCAAAAAAGTAAGAAGTTCGAACTGAATTTAAACGTAATCGATAAAGTTTTACCGCCACCTACCGATTGGAAATTTCATTTAGATTTATGGCAAAATCCGTATGCAGTAGCACGTTTTCATAAAGTGGACGTCTGGTCTCAAGAGCATTGGAATTTGTTAAGACCATTAATGAAAAGACTTGCTAATGCTGGGCAAAAAGTAATTACGGTATCATTGAATAAACGGCCATGGGGTGGACAAACCTATGATCAATTTGAAGCTATGGTCGACTGGAAAAAGAAAACCGATGGCACTTGGGAATACGATTTTACCATATTTGATAATTGGGTGCAGTTTATGATGGATTTAGGTGTTAAAAAGCAAATAAGTTGCTATTCTATGGTACCTTGGGGTAATGAATTTTATTATTTTGATGAATCTAAAAATAAAGAAATAAAAGTAAAAGCAGCTCCTGGAACAAAAGAATATGAAGAATTGTGGATTCCATTTTTAACTGAGTTTAAAAAACACTTAGCTAAAAAAGGCTGGAACAACATCACCAGAATCGCTATGGACGAGCGTGGCCCAGAGGAAATGAAAGCCATGCTAAAACTCTTAAATAAATATGCTCCTGAATTTGGAGTGTCATTTGCTGATAATCATAAAAGTTATAAATTATACCCAAATGAGTTAAAAGATATGTCGGTGGCTTTTGGCCATCCTGTAGATGCCGAAGATTTGGTATTAAGACGTACTAATGGTTATGTCAGTACGCATTATGTATGTTGTTCCGATGGGTTTCCAAATACATTTACGTTTTCGCCACCTGCAGAAGGCGTTTTTATTGGTTGGTATACTATTGCCGCAGATTTTGATGGATTTTTGCGTTGGGCTTATAACAGTTGGGTAGAAAACCCTTTGCAAGATTCACGTTTTAGGGCTTGGCCTGCTGGCGATACCTATATTGTGTATCCGGATAATAGAAGTTCTATACGATTTGAAACCCTACGTGATGGTATTGAAGATGCTGAAAAAATTAGAATACTCAGAGAAGAACTGAAAGCTAAAAATATGCTGGATGAGCTAGATTATTTAAATAAAGTGGTTGCTCAGTTTAATATTGTTGAAAGCCCTAAAGGCGGGGTTGCAGTTATGATTGCTAATGGTAAAAATGTTCTAAATGCATTAGCGAAAAAATAA
- a CDS encoding M60 family metallopeptidase — translation MKKYLYNYLILFTITFFVVFGSCNKDDAIAPSIPTNQIPKELAVDSVQTFNQITSSDNEISRLGLRFNFTDFQPTGVYVKSNSTLKLNVTLQQGTQLPQLLVGTYSHSDNWNHQPLVFDLQEGDNSFQIGNDGLVYINYTDYSNPNGKVQIKFTDGWKHSPVYTLNKTSSATWKKMLDYFKDVPSATLISNKAILVVTREKAIEYQNENQENLLKSIDETIELYNELSGMDNSTAIHKPMFHKLLMAEYTGSDYYMFAYYYRTAYSTSGVQYILSEKEFKEDGWGPWHEIGHMYQMNAWTWNEVGETTVNIYSLASEKAKGITTSRMKRENRWGEITTYLALSDTDRSFNSDKASVWVRLGMFYQLHLAFGDDFYKILHKAVREENQTINNDEDRMRTFMIHACKASNKDLTAFFKKWGLKFSGVENVYTQIQDLGLSTPSEDLTLLTD, via the coding sequence ATGAAAAAGTACCTATATAATTATCTTATACTATTTACAATAACTTTTTTTGTTGTTTTTGGTAGTTGCAATAAAGACGATGCCATAGCACCATCAATACCAACAAATCAAATACCGAAAGAACTAGCGGTAGATTCTGTTCAAACATTTAATCAGATTACCTCTAGTGATAACGAAATTAGCCGTTTAGGATTACGGTTTAATTTTACTGACTTTCAGCCTACGGGCGTTTATGTTAAATCCAATTCAACCTTAAAACTTAATGTGACATTACAACAAGGGACGCAGCTACCGCAATTGTTGGTAGGAACGTATTCACATAGCGATAATTGGAATCATCAACCTTTGGTTTTCGATTTGCAAGAAGGGGATAATAGTTTTCAAATTGGTAATGACGGATTAGTTTATATCAATTATACAGATTATTCAAATCCTAACGGAAAAGTGCAAATAAAGTTTACCGATGGCTGGAAACACTCACCAGTTTATACTTTAAATAAAACATCCAGTGCCACTTGGAAAAAAATGCTGGATTATTTTAAAGATGTTCCATCAGCTACGTTAATATCCAATAAAGCAATTTTGGTGGTAACCAGAGAAAAAGCAATTGAATACCAAAATGAAAATCAAGAAAATTTACTAAAGTCTATTGATGAAACAATCGAATTGTATAATGAATTAAGTGGTATGGACAACTCTACAGCTATTCATAAACCTATGTTTCATAAACTCTTAATGGCAGAATATACTGGATCAGATTATTATATGTTTGCTTATTATTATAGAACGGCATATAGCACAAGTGGAGTGCAATATATTTTGAGTGAAAAAGAATTTAAAGAAGACGGTTGGGGACCTTGGCATGAAATAGGGCACATGTATCAAATGAATGCTTGGACCTGGAACGAAGTAGGAGAAACTACCGTAAACATATACAGTTTAGCTTCGGAAAAAGCAAAAGGCATTACAACTTCAAGAATGAAACGCGAGAATCGTTGGGGTGAAATTACTACCTATTTGGCTTTGTCGGATACTGATAGAAGTTTTAATTCTGATAAAGCAAGTGTTTGGGTGCGTTTAGGAATGTTCTATCAGTTGCATTTAGCCTTTGGTGATGATTTTTATAAAATACTGCATAAAGCTGTAAGGGAAGAAAACCAGACAATAAACAACGATGAAGATAGAATGCGAACTTTTATGATACATGCCTGTAAGGCCTCAAATAAGGATTTAACGGCGTTTTTTAAAAAATGGGGTTTGAAGTTTTCCGGTGTTGAAAATGTGTATACTCAAATCCAAGATTTAGGTCTATCTACTCCTTCTGAAGATTTAACTTTACTAACCGATTAA
- a CDS encoding endonuclease/exonuclease/phosphatase family protein: MMRKLISNTISIILITSFMLNAGCKEIKTVSQSEKVNLKFTELKVMTWNIWGKLNLEPRYTINNKTARQRVIDILEDSEADIITMTETYGSAKAIADALKFNYYTPSPDANLTIFSRYPLENFGNIKGLSPFSFITATVNLPNNKKIKVYNIWLTSGGRHIVEIKNKKLSDEAFNKGDENRYEHIKQLLEHEDLKKDFLNKKEVPIIVAGDFNCVSHLDYTEETKAKKLNYNRIIPNKVSLAMTDVGFKDSYRIANPKITKETLGYTWTTVGLEYIYESGQGFVPIKTKIHPEPQYRNPFTRIDYIYYAGDMLETINSKTIIHHKSNIKRSFPEFPSDHGAVLTTFRLK; encoded by the coding sequence ATGATGAGAAAATTAATAAGTAATACTATTAGCATAATCTTAATTACTTCGTTTATGCTGAATGCTGGATGCAAAGAAATCAAAACGGTGTCCCAATCTGAAAAGGTAAATTTAAAATTTACTGAATTAAAAGTAATGACATGGAATATATGGGGAAAACTAAATTTAGAACCACGCTACACCATTAATAATAAAACAGCTCGTCAACGAGTTATTGATATTTTAGAAGATAGCGAGGCAGATATTATTACCATGACAGAAACTTATGGCTCAGCAAAAGCAATAGCAGATGCTTTGAAGTTTAATTACTACACACCATCCCCAGATGCCAACTTGACTATTTTTAGCAGGTATCCTCTAGAAAATTTTGGAAATATTAAAGGATTATCTCCTTTTTCCTTTATTACAGCCACAGTTAACTTACCAAATAATAAAAAAATAAAAGTTTATAATATTTGGTTAACTAGCGGAGGTAGACATATTGTTGAAATAAAAAATAAGAAACTTTCAGATGAAGCATTTAACAAGGGGGACGAAAACCGTTATGAGCATATTAAGCAATTATTAGAGCATGAAGATTTAAAAAAAGATTTTTTAAATAAAAAAGAAGTCCCAATAATAGTAGCTGGAGACTTTAACTGTGTGTCGCATTTAGATTATACAGAAGAAACGAAAGCAAAAAAATTAAATTATAATAGAATTATTCCTAATAAAGTTTCATTGGCAATGACTGATGTTGGATTTAAGGATAGTTATAGAATTGCCAACCCAAAAATCACCAAAGAAACCTTGGGTTACACTTGGACTACAGTTGGGCTAGAATATATCTATGAGTCTGGACAAGGATTTGTACCTATTAAAACTAAAATTCATCCTGAACCTCAATATAGAAATCCTTTCACTAGAATAGACTATATTTATTATGCTGGAGATATGTTAGAAACTATAAATTCAAAAACTATAATACATCATAAGTCAAATATAAAAAGAAGTTTTCCCGAGTTCCCATCAGACCACGGAGCAGTTTTAACTACTTTTAGATTAAAATAA
- a CDS encoding alkaline phosphatase family protein, with product MNFKRIITGLFIIVVSLTCYSQKKKAILIGIDGLQYEKIAKINTPNLDKLNIKKGYTGGVHGTDSQQITSSGPSWMTILTGVWTNQHKIIDNTKDKLCQSPSIFNFIREHNKDAYTTSISTWKNINIFLKDDMYKTNFSSQGGNDVLSTELVINQINDYNSDFSFVHLDDVDHAGHAYGFGEKHDKTVAFIDGLVGEILKTIKVREHKYHEDWLIMIVTDHGRDTKGFGHGAQEINQKTIFIGMNKEGNTIFKNSDNDKKINSFKDLETLIPQTAVVPTILKHLKVPIKKEWNLDAKPLID from the coding sequence ATGAATTTTAAAAGAATAATAACAGGACTATTTATAATTGTGGTTTCGTTGACTTGTTATAGTCAAAAAAAGAAAGCTATTCTAATTGGAATAGACGGATTACAATACGAGAAAATAGCAAAAATAAACACACCTAATTTAGATAAATTAAATATAAAAAAAGGATACACAGGAGGTGTTCATGGTACAGATTCACAACAAATAACGTCAAGTGGTCCCAGTTGGATGACTATTTTAACCGGTGTATGGACCAACCAACACAAAATTATAGATAATACTAAGGACAAGTTATGCCAGTCTCCAAGTATTTTTAATTTCATTAGAGAGCACAATAAAGATGCCTATACTACAAGTATTAGTACATGGAAAAATATAAACATCTTTTTAAAAGATGACATGTATAAAACAAATTTTTCCTCTCAAGGCGGAAATGATGTCCTGTCAACTGAGTTGGTAATAAATCAAATTAATGATTATAATTCAGATTTCAGTTTTGTTCATTTAGATGATGTTGACCATGCAGGCCATGCCTATGGTTTCGGAGAAAAACATGATAAAACCGTGGCGTTTATAGATGGTTTAGTTGGAGAGATTTTAAAAACAATCAAAGTACGAGAGCATAAATATCATGAAGATTGGTTGATAATGATAGTTACAGATCATGGTAGAGATACTAAAGGTTTTGGTCATGGAGCCCAAGAAATCAACCAGAAGACTATTTTTATTGGTATGAATAAGGAAGGGAATACTATTTTTAAAAATAGTGATAATGATAAAAAAATTAATTCTTTTAAAGATTTGGAAACTTTGATTCCGCAAACAGCGGTTGTGCCAACCATTTTAAAACATCTTAAAGTACCAATAAAAAAAGAATGGAATTTAGATGCTAAACCTTTAATAGATTAA
- a CDS encoding alkaline phosphatase family protein — MLKVKILLLVLLLSLIGFAQKSEVENIILISVDGLRWQEVFQGADSLLVKDKKYWAETADERRKKLLPFFWETIAKKGQLYGNRNLGNKVNVKNEYWFSYPGRSETLCGYYDPKVNSNGYPNNPNENVLEFLNNQNGYKGKVATFASWNALGRILNRDRNGMLVNLPGEDVEGVNLTDAQKLANELQHFVPVYFGDCRPDAFTYGLTKAYLQAQQPKVVHIDFADTDNYGHSGKYGSYLDAAHFIDGMIANLWETIESDPNYKGKTAILVYPDHGRGVGEKWTGHGTGNPQSDETWLIALGPGIKPLGEIEKEMQIYQDEIAQTAAKLLGFTFKANHPVGESIKSILK; from the coding sequence ATGTTAAAAGTTAAAATACTATTGCTCGTTTTATTATTATCACTTATCGGTTTTGCTCAAAAGAGTGAAGTTGAAAATATTATTCTTATTTCTGTTGATGGACTCCGTTGGCAAGAAGTTTTTCAAGGAGCCGATTCTCTATTGGTCAAGGATAAAAAATATTGGGCAGAAACAGCCGATGAAAGACGTAAAAAATTATTGCCCTTTTTCTGGGAAACAATTGCGAAAAAAGGACAACTTTATGGAAATCGTAATTTAGGGAACAAAGTCAACGTTAAAAATGAGTATTGGTTTTCTTATCCTGGTAGAAGTGAGACCTTATGCGGCTACTATGATCCTAAGGTAAATTCTAATGGGTATCCCAATAATCCTAATGAAAATGTATTGGAGTTTTTAAATAATCAAAATGGCTATAAAGGAAAGGTAGCCACTTTTGCATCATGGAACGCTTTAGGAAGAATATTGAACAGAGATCGCAACGGAATGTTGGTCAACCTTCCTGGAGAAGATGTAGAAGGTGTTAATTTGACCGATGCCCAAAAGTTGGCCAATGAACTTCAGCATTTTGTGCCAGTGTATTTTGGGGATTGTAGACCCGACGCTTTCACTTATGGTTTAACTAAAGCTTATTTGCAGGCACAACAACCGAAAGTGGTACATATCGACTTTGCGGATACCGATAATTACGGTCATTCAGGAAAATATGGTAGCTATTTGGATGCTGCACATTTTATTGATGGTATGATTGCCAATTTGTGGGAAACTATAGAGAGTGACCCCAATTACAAAGGTAAAACGGCTATTTTGGTCTATCCTGATCATGGCAGGGGAGTTGGAGAAAAATGGACTGGGCACGGAACAGGCAATCCTCAATCCGATGAAACGTGGCTGATCGCATTAGGACCGGGAATCAAGCCTTTAGGGGAAATAGAGAAGGAAATGCAAATTTATCAGGATGAAATAGCACAAACAGCAGCAAAATTATTAGGTTTTACTTTTAAAGCCAACCACCCCGTTGGAGAAAGTATAAAAAGTATCCTAAAATAG